In Alteracholeplasma palmae J233, a single genomic region encodes these proteins:
- the rlmD gene encoding 23S rRNA (uracil(1939)-C(5))-methyltransferase RlmD, giving the protein MITMLTVGKKYEVEIVDLDFNGNGVAKIEEDVIFVTDALKNEKGLIEITKKGKNSYFGKMIKRTIDSPDRVSEKSNLGSLDLSHLSFERQLVWQKELTEGTLKRALKQDVKVLDTLTDNNPFNYRNKVVFHVLEDEFLQLGLYTTEPVKLVKVDNFILANKIVNEILTKINKAKIKVDPFKLKHVVFKNNSQNQLVVTLVSTNKNFLGKDELISLLETFKQVIGITINIKPNDKVILGHKSYEVSGTSELKEDELYITDKSFLQVNLPVMKMTYDVISKNITGKKIIDAYCGVGSIGFYLYKKNPNLTIDMIDNQVDNILLANKTKRENDYKSVNIIKDNSEDAVEGLSADTLVLDPPRQGLMPKLVDTILDKKFKEIIYLSCDLKTLTRDLRLLTSTYEIKTIQPIKMFPQTTSLETLVVLKLK; this is encoded by the coding sequence ATGATAACGATGTTAACTGTTGGTAAAAAATACGAAGTAGAAATAGTAGATTTAGATTTTAATGGTAATGGTGTAGCTAAAATAGAAGAAGATGTTATTTTTGTTACAGATGCATTAAAAAATGAAAAGGGACTCATTGAAATTACTAAAAAAGGAAAAAATTCATATTTTGGTAAAATGATTAAAAGAACAATTGATAGTCCAGATAGAGTTTCAGAAAAATCAAATTTAGGAAGCCTAGATTTATCACATCTTTCATTTGAAAGACAATTAGTATGGCAAAAAGAATTAACAGAAGGAACTTTAAAAAGAGCTTTAAAACAAGATGTTAAAGTTCTAGATACTTTAACAGATAATAATCCTTTCAATTACAGAAATAAAGTAGTATTTCATGTTTTAGAAGATGAATTTTTACAACTTGGTTTATACACAACAGAACCAGTTAAACTAGTTAAGGTAGATAATTTCATTTTAGCTAATAAAATAGTCAATGAAATTTTAACTAAGATTAATAAAGCAAAAATAAAAGTAGATCCATTTAAACTTAAACACGTTGTTTTTAAAAACAATAGTCAAAATCAATTAGTTGTAACACTTGTAAGTACTAATAAAAACTTTTTGGGAAAAGACGAACTGATTAGTTTACTAGAAACATTTAAACAAGTAATTGGTATTACAATTAATATTAAACCAAATGATAAAGTAATCTTAGGACATAAGAGTTACGAAGTTTCTGGAACAAGCGAATTAAAAGAAGATGAACTATATATCACTGATAAAAGCTTTTTACAAGTGAATTTACCAGTGATGAAAATGACTTATGATGTAATATCAAAAAATATTACAGGTAAGAAAATTATTGATGCTTACTGTGGTGTAGGTAGTATTGGGTTTTATCTATATAAGAAAAATCCTAATCTTACAATAGATATGATTGATAATCAAGTGGATAATATTTTATTAGCAAATAAAACAAAACGCGAAAATGATTATAAATCAGTTAATATTATCAAAGATAACTCAGAGGACGCAGTTGAAGGTTTAAGTGCAGATACTTTAGTATTAGATCCACCAAGACAAGGATTAATGCCTAAACTTGTAGATACTATTTTAGATAAAAAATTTAAAGAAATTATTTATTTATCATGTGATTTAAAAACATTAACTAGAGATTTAAGATTATTAACTAGTACTTATGAAATTAAGACAATACAACCTATAAAGATGTTCCCACAAACAACCAGTTTAGAAACATTAGTTGTTTTAAAATTAAAATAA
- a CDS encoding peptidylprolyl isomerase, with translation MNANELLNKNNPTVTITVKNMGDITLELFPQVAPNTVNNFIKYIEKNYYDNLIFHRVIPNFMIQGGWGKNIFPPIKGEFKQNGFDNQLVHTKGVISMARTMDKNSQTAQFFIMHKDSPHLDGAYAAFGVLTSGYEIVDKIARVPRDQMDKPKEDIVIEKVTLSLNGYTPEEPIYFI, from the coding sequence ATGAACGCTAACGAACTATTAAATAAAAATAATCCGACAGTAACTATTACTGTTAAAAACATGGGAGATATTACTTTAGAATTATTCCCTCAAGTAGCACCTAATACAGTTAATAACTTTATTAAATACATTGAAAAAAATTATTATGATAATCTTATTTTTCATAGAGTCATTCCAAACTTTATGATTCAAGGAGGGTGGGGCAAAAATATTTTCCCACCTATAAAAGGAGAATTCAAGCAAAATGGGTTTGATAATCAACTCGTTCATACCAAAGGGGTTATCTCTATGGCTAGAACAATGGATAAAAATTCCCAAACTGCACAATTCTTTATTATGCATAAAGATTCACCTCATTTAGATGGTGCTTATGCAGCATTTGGTGTTTTAACAAGTGGTTATGAAATTGTTGATAAGATTGCTAGAGTGCCACGTGATCAAATGGATAAACCAAAAGAGGATATTGTTATCGAAAAAGTTACTTTATCATTAAATGGTTATACTCCAGAAGAACCTATTTATTTTATATAA
- a CDS encoding MBL fold metallo-hydrolase, producing MEIKQIKLGSIRSNCYVVSHLGKAMIIDPGFEDTQVIDYLTQENLEPTLIYVTHGHFDHCGGVKQLKELYHIPVYAPLKDKIWMTDNAYNRWLYDIPVDFWITGKDSISFSGLEFKILETPGHSEGGTMLYLAPYLFGGDTLFFESIGRTDIPFSSLDVLLDTIRNLYKILPDNTTIYPGHGRPTTISHEKQNNPFVRGV from the coding sequence ATGGAAATTAAACAAATAAAATTAGGGTCAATTAGAAGTAATTGCTATGTAGTAAGCCATTTAGGCAAGGCAATGATTATTGATCCAGGCTTTGAAGATACTCAAGTCATAGACTACTTAACCCAAGAAAATTTAGAACCTACTTTAATTTATGTAACTCATGGCCATTTCGACCATTGTGGTGGTGTTAAACAATTAAAGGAACTTTACCATATTCCTGTTTACGCTCCATTAAAGGATAAAATTTGGATGACTGATAACGCCTATAATAGATGGCTTTATGATATTCCTGTTGATTTTTGGATTACAGGAAAAGACTCTATTTCTTTTTCAGGTCTAGAATTTAAAATTTTAGAAACTCCAGGGCATTCTGAAGGTGGAACTATGTTATATCTTGCACCTTATCTATTTGGTGGAGATACTTTATTTTTTGAAAGTATTGGTAGAACAGATATTCCTTTTTCAAGTCTAGATGTCTTGTTAGATACAATTAGAAATCTTTATAAAATTTTACCTGATAATACTACTATTTATCCAGGGCATGGTAGACCAACAACTATTTCACATGAAAAACAAAATAATCCATTTGTAAGAGGAGTTTAA
- a CDS encoding antibiotic biosynthesis monooxygenase, whose translation MYVIVRTMKMVKGNKEQVAQRFSNPSPVTKSPGFIRMEVLFSGKNPEYDIYQTMIYWTDKKAFYVWEGSPEHIAMHRNKDHEHNKRPEGILEVTHEAYEMIASKEHE comes from the coding sequence ATGTACGTTATTGTGCGTACCATGAAAATGGTAAAAGGAAACAAAGAACAAGTGGCGCAACGTTTTTCTAATCCAAGTCCAGTGACAAAATCTCCAGGTTTTATTAGAATGGAAGTTTTGTTTTCAGGAAAAAATCCAGAGTATGATATTTATCAAACGATGATTTATTGGACAGATAAGAAGGCGTTTTATGTTTGGGAAGGAAGCCCTGAGCATATTGCAATGCATAGAAATAAAGATCATGAACATAATAAAAGACCAGAAGGTATTTTAGAAGTAACTCATGAAGCATACGAAATGATTGCGTCAAAGGAACATGAATAA
- a CDS encoding iron chelate uptake ABC transporter family permease subunit — MNKKRIIIVTIFIILTIVSLIIGPNMNLIKELFEGNQLAWTNFVYGRIPRTVVIILAASSLSVAGLIMQSVSRNKFISPSTAGTSNAAMLGVLIGYLFLGSQSLSVKFGFAFIFAMASSFVFIFLLNKIKFKNVIYVPLIGMMYGALISAIATFIAHQTNSLQILAGLNLATFSHITLLNSTLLLILIPAMIAAFIFSASFGVVALGEDFSKNLGVNYKFVMAIALIIISAISASTVVVVGPLPFVGLIIPNIVTVYYGDNIKKSIFDIALIGSIFVLLNDIISRLIIFPYEVAVGFTMGITGAIIFLILIFKKGKKI; from the coding sequence ATGAATAAAAAAAGAATTATTATCGTTACGATATTTATTATATTAACAATAGTTTCTTTAATTATAGGTCCTAATATGAATCTTATTAAAGAACTTTTTGAAGGAAATCAACTGGCATGGACTAATTTTGTTTATGGCAGAATACCTAGAACTGTTGTAATTATTTTAGCAGCATCATCTTTGAGTGTTGCTGGTCTTATTATGCAATCAGTTAGTAGAAATAAGTTTATCTCACCATCAACAGCAGGAACAAGCAACGCTGCTATGCTTGGGGTTCTTATTGGTTATTTATTTTTAGGAAGTCAAAGTTTATCAGTAAAATTTGGGTTTGCCTTTATTTTTGCAATGGCAAGTTCTTTCGTTTTTATATTTTTACTGAATAAAATAAAATTTAAAAATGTTATCTATGTACCCTTAATAGGAATGATGTATGGAGCACTTATAAGCGCGATAGCAACCTTTATTGCTCATCAAACAAACTCATTACAAATTCTAGCTGGGTTAAACTTAGCAACATTTTCACATATCACATTATTAAACTCAACTTTATTACTTATTTTAATTCCTGCAATGATAGCTGCATTTATTTTTTCAGCATCTTTTGGGGTGGTTGCTTTAGGAGAAGACTTTTCTAAAAATTTAGGAGTTAACTATAAGTTTGTGATGGCTATTGCTTTAATTATCATCTCAGCGATATCAGCTAGCACTGTAGTCGTAGTTGGGCCTTTACCTTTTGTGGGACTTATTATACCTAATATAGTCACTGTGTATTATGGAGATAATATAAAGAAAAGCATTTTTGATATTGCACTTATAGGATCAATCTTTGTTTTATTGAATGATATTATAAGTAGATTGATTATTTTCCCATATGAAGTTGCGGTTGGTTTTACAATGGGAATAACAGGAGCTATCATCTTCTTGATTTTAATATTTAAAAAGGGGAAGAAGATATGA
- a CDS encoding iron chelate uptake ABC transporter family permease subunit, with product MKKNTKYIILIALCVILMFAFLFVWVLTTKVIHPTPNVFIRILTRRGTQLIAILVSSILIATSSLIFQTITNNRILTPSVLGFDSIYVITQTLIVMFLGATSVYLTNVYANFSISLVAMVGITFLMYIVLLKKDKKNIILLLLVGMIISSLAGSITNFIQSYMNPDQFQNVSNLTTVSLNNINEQLIYLTTPIMIVLIVLMFKQNKYYDVMDLGEDTAISLGVNYSSKVNLSLVYIAIAVAISTALIGTLTFLGLIAVNSAREIFKTNNHKTLMIASGLMSIIFVLFGQIVTELLQHKTSVSVLINLIGGSYMIYLILRENKI from the coding sequence ATGAAAAAAAATACTAAATATATTATTTTAATAGCTTTATGTGTTATTTTGATGTTTGCATTCCTTTTTGTTTGGGTCTTAACTACTAAAGTAATTCACCCAACGCCTAATGTTTTTATAAGAATATTAACAAGAAGAGGTACACAATTAATAGCTATTTTAGTGAGTTCAATTTTAATAGCTACATCATCATTAATTTTTCAAACCATCACTAATAATAGAATTTTAACACCGAGTGTTTTAGGATTTGATTCTATTTATGTGATTACTCAAACACTAATTGTTATGTTTTTAGGCGCAACAAGTGTTTACTTAACAAATGTATATGCAAACTTCTCTATATCACTAGTGGCAATGGTTGGCATAACATTTTTAATGTACATAGTATTACTTAAAAAAGATAAGAAAAATATTATATTATTACTCTTGGTAGGAATGATTATTTCATCTTTAGCTGGAAGTATTACTAATTTTATCCAGTCATATATGAATCCTGATCAATTTCAAAATGTTTCAAATCTTACTACAGTAAGTTTAAATAATATTAATGAACAATTGATATATTTAACTACACCGATTATGATAGTATTAATTGTTTTAATGTTTAAACAAAATAAATATTATGACGTAATGGATTTAGGCGAGGATACAGCTATCTCATTGGGAGTAAACTATAGTAGTAAAGTCAACCTTAGTTTAGTATATATAGCGATAGCGGTTGCTATCTCAACAGCTTTAATAGGGACTTTGACATTTCTAGGACTCATAGCTGTTAATAGTGCTAGAGAAATTTTTAAGACAAATAACCATAAGACGCTCATGATTGCCTCAGGATTAATGTCAATTATTTTTGTTCTATTTGGACAAATTGTAACAGAGTTACTACAACACAAAACAAGTGTATCAGTACTTATTAATCTTATAGGTGGATCTTATATGATATACCTTATTTTAAGGGAGAATAAAATATGA
- a CDS encoding iron ABC transporter ATP-binding protein: protein MIEIKKISQSYGTKQILNNIDLKIQDGKITALIGANGAGKSTLLGVISRLLQPSNGEIFIDEKDISKMKSNDIAKELSILKQTNQINIKITVKELVTYGRFPYSKGRLKNEDIEKIESAITYMKLKEIENSFIDELSGGQRQRAYIAMILAQDTKYIFLDEPLNNLDMKYAVEMMTILQNLVKDFNKTIIVVMHDINFAAAFCDHIVAMKDGQIVKEGSSDEMMDKETLDHVFDHDFCIAGVNGKKVCIYYNQFKNQELDGTSSLENKKER from the coding sequence ATGATTGAAATAAAAAAAATATCACAGAGTTATGGTACAAAACAAATCCTAAATAATATTGATTTAAAAATTCAGGATGGAAAAATTACAGCATTAATTGGGGCCAATGGTGCAGGAAAATCAACACTACTAGGTGTTATTTCTAGACTTTTACAACCAAGTAATGGCGAAATATTTATAGATGAAAAAGATATCTCTAAAATGAAATCTAATGATATTGCAAAAGAATTATCTATTTTAAAACAAACCAATCAAATCAATATCAAAATCACAGTTAAAGAATTAGTAACATATGGTAGATTTCCTTATTCTAAAGGTAGACTTAAAAACGAAGATATAGAAAAAATAGAATCAGCTATTACTTATATGAAATTAAAAGAAATAGAAAATAGCTTTATAGATGAGTTATCCGGTGGGCAACGACAACGTGCTTATATAGCGATGATACTTGCCCAAGATACTAAGTATATCTTTTTAGACGAACCACTTAACAATTTAGATATGAAATACGCAGTTGAAATGATGACTATTTTACAAAATTTAGTTAAAGATTTCAATAAAACAATAATTGTTGTTATGCATGATATTAATTTTGCAGCAGCTTTTTGTGATCATATAGTTGCAATGAAAGATGGTCAAATTGTCAAAGAAGGCTCATCTGATGAAATGATGGATAAAGAAACACTTGACCATGTTTTTGATCATGACTTCTGTATAGCAGGAGTTAATGGTAAAAAAGTATGTATTTATTATAATCAGTTTAAAAATCAAGAACTAGACGGAACCTCTAGTCTTGAAAATAAAAAAGAAAGGTAA
- a CDS encoding ABC transporter substrate-binding protein, with the protein MKKVLTLIVALVAAITLVACNNSSKRTGETVEITQTISVDTGEKNSKGETVYKKEAVTQKMFINPKRVVTFALGVADMLDTVGIEKAGITTFALPKSNLPVDLSKFNDEKYINAGTLFDASLDQLNLMDPELIVLDGRSLNLYSSLKKQYPQADILNASNTSYTIEAHKENVLNLGKLFPSVKSDLEKEMTIIETKFNEINEVAKQHQALFLLSNGKALSVFGKGTSSRYNVIHKEFGFQDARATSGQEDAGSHGVAINLEALTNINPEVIFILDRAAATNNESGLANLKNEEQFKKLDAVKAGKVYDLNPGAWYLVTGGFQSTKTMIADIQVYIDSLAN; encoded by the coding sequence ATGAAAAAGGTATTAACATTAATAGTTGCACTAGTGGCAGCAATCACGTTAGTAGCGTGCAACAATAGTAGTAAAAGAACAGGAGAAACTGTAGAAATAACACAAACAATCAGTGTTGACACAGGTGAGAAAAATAGTAAAGGAGAAACTGTTTATAAAAAAGAAGCAGTTACTCAAAAAATGTTTATCAACCCTAAAAGAGTAGTAACATTTGCTTTAGGAGTTGCTGATATGCTGGATACAGTAGGTATAGAAAAAGCTGGTATTACAACATTTGCTTTACCTAAGTCTAATCTTCCGGTTGATTTATCAAAATTTAATGATGAAAAATATATTAACGCAGGTACATTATTTGATGCTAGTTTAGATCAACTTAATTTAATGGATCCAGAATTAATCGTATTAGATGGTAGATCTTTAAATTTATATAGTTCACTAAAAAAACAATATCCACAAGCTGATATACTTAATGCCTCTAATACGTCATATACTATTGAAGCACATAAAGAAAATGTTTTAAATTTAGGAAAATTATTCCCAAGTGTTAAGTCAGATTTAGAAAAAGAAATGACAATTATTGAAACTAAATTTAATGAAATTAATGAAGTTGCAAAACAACACCAAGCATTATTCTTATTAAGTAACGGAAAAGCATTAAGTGTTTTTGGTAAAGGAACATCATCAAGATATAATGTAATACACAAAGAATTCGGATTCCAAGATGCTAGAGCAACCTCTGGGCAAGAAGATGCAGGTTCTCACGGTGTTGCAATTAACTTAGAAGCTTTAACAAACATTAACCCAGAAGTTATTTTCATACTTGATCGAGCAGCAGCAACCAATAATGAAAGTGGCTTAGCAAACTTAAAAAATGAAGAACAGTTTAAAAAACTAGATGCTGTTAAAGCAGGTAAGGTATATGATTTAAACCCAGGTGCTTGGTATTTAGTTACTGGTGGATTCCAATCTACTAAAACTATGATTGCGGACATTCAAGTATATATTGATTCTTTAGCAAACTAA